The Acipenser ruthenus chromosome 27, fAciRut3.2 maternal haplotype, whole genome shotgun sequence genome includes a window with the following:
- the saa gene encoding serum amyloid A isoform X1, which produces MKLYLCALVLCLVLGAQAQWYKFPGQALGGAYDMGRAYKHMIDANYIGADKYFHARGNYEAAQRGPGGKWAAEVISNGREAWQSFRGSGHEDTAADQAANHHGRNGGNPNDYRPAGLPSKY; this is translated from the exons ATGAAGCTGTATCTGTGTGCGCTCGTGCTGTGCCTTGTTCTTGGAGCCCAGGCTCAATGGTATAAGTTCCCAGGCCAAGCACTGGGAG GGGCTTATGACATGGGGCGAGCCTACAAGCACATGATAGATGCCAATTATATCGGTGCAGACAAGTACTTTCACGCCCGCGGGAACTATGAAGCAGCTCAGAGAGGCCCCGGGGGGAAATGGGCGGCTGAAGTGATCAG CAACGGCCGTGAAGCTTGGCAGAGTTTCCGAGGCAGTGGGCATGAGGACACTGCAGCTGACCAAGCGGCCAATCACCATGGTCGCAACGGAGGGAACCCCAACGACTACAGACCAGCCGGCCTCCCTTCGAAATACTGA
- the saa gene encoding serum amyloid A isoform X2, which translates to MGRAYKHMIDANYIGADKYFHARGNYEAAQRGPGGKWAAEVISNGREAWQSFRGSGHEDTAADQAANHHGRNGGNPNDYRPAGLPSKY; encoded by the exons ATGGGGCGAGCCTACAAGCACATGATAGATGCCAATTATATCGGTGCAGACAAGTACTTTCACGCCCGCGGGAACTATGAAGCAGCTCAGAGAGGCCCCGGGGGGAAATGGGCGGCTGAAGTGATCAG CAACGGCCGTGAAGCTTGGCAGAGTTTCCGAGGCAGTGGGCATGAGGACACTGCAGCTGACCAAGCGGCCAATCACCATGGTCGCAACGGAGGGAACCCCAACGACTACAGACCAGCCGGCCTCCCTTCGAAATACTGA